From Chloroflexia bacterium SDU3-3, the proteins below share one genomic window:
- a CDS encoding SDR family NAD(P)-dependent oxidoreductase, with protein sequence MSDQKVWFITGATRGIGAEIARVVLEAGHQVVATGRSPEAVAKTLGQHENLLIAKLDVTSDEQARAAVQAAVERFGRIDVLVNNAGYGQLGWFENVSDAQIHRQFETNVFGAMSLTRLALPIMRQQRSGYVFTISSIGGLSSSAGATIYCASKFAVEGWMEGLAQEVSPLGIRTTIIEPGYFRSDFLDTSSVAYGEHKIEDYAEADQQAQASFGSMNHQQHGDPAKLGKIMIQFTEMENPPLRFLAGSDAVQLAKEKVEALRQGIEQWREQSASTDGLEREA encoded by the coding sequence ATGAGCGACCAAAAGGTATGGTTTATCACTGGGGCCACGCGCGGGATCGGCGCCGAGATCGCACGCGTTGTATTGGAAGCCGGGCACCAGGTGGTGGCCACAGGCCGCAGCCCCGAGGCCGTGGCCAAGACGCTGGGCCAGCACGAAAATCTGCTGATCGCCAAGCTGGATGTGACCAGCGACGAGCAGGCCCGCGCGGCGGTTCAGGCAGCAGTCGAGCGCTTTGGGCGGATCGATGTGCTGGTGAACAACGCGGGCTACGGCCAGCTGGGCTGGTTTGAGAATGTCTCGGACGCCCAGATCCACCGCCAGTTTGAGACCAATGTGTTTGGGGCCATGAGCCTCACCCGCCTTGCGCTGCCGATCATGCGCCAGCAGCGCTCGGGCTATGTCTTCACCATCAGCTCCATCGGCGGTCTCAGCTCGTCGGCGGGCGCGACGATCTACTGCGCATCGAAGTTTGCGGTCGAAGGCTGGATGGAAGGGTTGGCGCAGGAGGTATCGCCGCTGGGCATCCGCACCACCATCATCGAGCCAGGCTACTTCCGCAGCGATTTCCTTGATACCTCGTCGGTCGCCTACGGCGAGCACAAGATCGAGGACTACGCCGAGGCCGACCAGCAGGCGCAGGCCTCCTTTGGCTCGATGAACCACCAGCAGCACGGCGACCCCGCCAAGCTCGGCAAGATCATGATCCAGTTCACCGAGATGGAAAACCCGCCGCTGCGCTTCCTGGCTGGCTCCGATGCGGTCCAGCTCGCAAAAGAGAAGGTCGAGGCGCTGCGTCAGGGCATCGAGCAATGGCGGGAGCAATCGGCATCGACCGACGGACTTGAGCGCGAGGCGTAG
- the acnA gene encoding aconitate hydratase AcnA, whose amino-acid sequence MTERSDPFGARDTLSVGGQDYVVYRLDRLAAKVGADLSRTPFSVKVVLESLLRNVGDGSTEVADVEALAKWAPEGAGQREVAFKPARVLLQDFTGVPAVVDLAAMRDAVAKLGGDPKKINPLSPADLVIDHSVQVDVFGAPDALKLNIAYEFERNRERYEFLRWGQQAFDNFRVVPPGTGICHQVNLEYISRVVWSREIDGELVAMPDTLVGTDSHTTMVNGLGVLGWGVGGIEAEAVLLGQPLAMLTPPVVGVRLTGKLRPGATATDLVLAVTEMLRKAGVVGKFVEFCGAGLSSLGLADRATIANMAPEYGATCGFFPVDEETLRYLRGTGREDVAPLVESYAKLQGLWRDDSTAEPVFNSLLELDLADVEPSVAGPRRPQDRVALTGLKQSFWGAMKGTFGRELAPAAPDAAYLGWLGDAPAGDAAPVATRADLYHESATALTLGGRSTTLAHGATVIAAITSCTNTSNPSVMMAAGLLAKKAVARGLTVPAYVKTSLAPGSRVVTEYLRNAELLPFLEDLGFGVVGYGCTTCIGNSGPVADEVAAAVKENNLVVSAVLSGNRNFEGRINPVVRANYLASPPLVVAFAIAGTVDIDLDYEPLGQDAAGQPVYLADIWPTEQEVSEAIATAISADLFKSQYANAFDGNEEWQALPNPTGDIYTWSNDSTYIQNPPYFAGMTSEVPPLRSIHSARALALLGDSVTTDHISPAGSIAKDSPAARYLVANGVAPKDFNSYGARRGSHDVMMRGTFANIRLRNAMVPGVEGGYTVHLPDAEQLSIYDAAMKYQEEGIPLVVLAGKEYGTGSSRDWAAKGTFLLGVRAVIAESFERIHRSNLVGMGVLPLEFAQGEGWEELGLTGRELFTIDGIESLTPRQHLTVRAVREDGSELTFTALARIDSTVELDYYRNGGILHYVLRQLAGSPS is encoded by the coding sequence ATGACAGAGCGATCGGACCCGTTTGGCGCACGCGACACGCTCAGTGTCGGCGGGCAGGACTACGTCGTCTATCGGCTCGACCGGCTGGCCGCGAAGGTGGGCGCAGATCTCTCGCGCACGCCTTTTTCGGTGAAGGTGGTGCTTGAGTCGCTGCTGCGCAACGTGGGCGATGGCAGCACCGAGGTGGCCGATGTAGAGGCCCTGGCCAAGTGGGCGCCCGAGGGCGCGGGCCAGCGCGAGGTGGCCTTCAAGCCCGCACGTGTGCTGCTGCAGGATTTCACCGGCGTGCCCGCCGTGGTCGACCTGGCCGCGATGCGCGACGCCGTGGCCAAGCTGGGCGGCGACCCCAAGAAGATCAACCCGCTCTCGCCCGCCGACCTGGTGATCGACCACTCGGTGCAGGTGGATGTGTTCGGCGCGCCCGACGCGCTGAAGCTGAACATCGCCTACGAGTTCGAGCGCAACCGCGAGCGCTACGAGTTCCTGCGCTGGGGCCAGCAGGCCTTCGACAACTTCCGCGTGGTGCCGCCCGGCACCGGCATCTGCCATCAGGTGAACCTGGAGTACATCTCCCGCGTGGTCTGGTCGCGCGAGATTGACGGCGAGCTGGTGGCCATGCCCGACACCCTTGTGGGCACCGACTCGCACACCACCATGGTGAACGGACTAGGCGTGCTGGGCTGGGGCGTCGGCGGTATCGAGGCCGAGGCCGTGCTGCTGGGCCAGCCCCTGGCCATGCTCACCCCGCCCGTGGTGGGTGTGCGCCTGACCGGCAAGCTGCGCCCCGGCGCGACCGCCACCGACCTAGTGCTGGCTGTCACCGAGATGCTGCGCAAGGCTGGTGTGGTGGGCAAATTCGTCGAGTTCTGCGGCGCTGGCCTTAGTAGCCTGGGCCTCGCCGACCGTGCGACGATCGCCAATATGGCCCCCGAGTACGGCGCGACCTGTGGCTTCTTCCCCGTGGACGAGGAGACCCTGCGCTACCTGCGCGGCACGGGCCGCGAGGACGTGGCCCCGCTGGTCGAGTCCTACGCTAAGCTCCAGGGCCTCTGGCGCGACGACAGCACCGCCGAGCCGGTATTCAACAGCCTGCTGGAGCTGGATCTGGCCGATGTGGAGCCGAGCGTGGCAGGCCCCCGCCGCCCGCAGGATCGCGTGGCGCTCACCGGCCTGAAGCAGTCGTTCTGGGGCGCGATGAAGGGCACCTTTGGCCGTGAGCTGGCACCCGCCGCGCCCGATGCCGCCTACCTCGGCTGGCTGGGCGACGCGCCCGCTGGCGACGCCGCGCCGGTCGCCACCCGCGCCGACCTCTACCACGAGAGCGCCACCGCGCTGACCCTGGGCGGGCGCAGCACCACCCTGGCCCACGGCGCGACCGTGATCGCCGCGATCACATCCTGCACCAACACATCCAACCCCTCGGTGATGATGGCCGCCGGTCTGCTGGCCAAGAAGGCCGTGGCCCGTGGCCTCACTGTCCCGGCATATGTGAAGACCAGCCTCGCACCCGGCTCGCGCGTGGTGACAGAGTATCTGCGCAATGCCGAGCTGCTGCCCTTCCTCGAAGACCTGGGTTTCGGCGTGGTCGGCTACGGCTGCACCACCTGCATAGGTAACTCCGGCCCGGTGGCCGATGAGGTGGCGGCGGCGGTGAAGGAGAACAACCTGGTGGTCTCGGCGGTGCTCTCGGGCAACCGCAACTTCGAGGGCCGCATCAACCCGGTGGTGCGCGCCAACTACCTGGCCTCGCCGCCCCTGGTGGTGGCCTTCGCCATCGCGGGCACGGTCGATATCGACCTGGACTACGAGCCGCTGGGCCAGGATGCCGCAGGCCAGCCGGTCTACCTGGCCGACATTTGGCCGACCGAGCAGGAGGTCAGCGAGGCGATCGCCACCGCGATCAGCGCCGATCTGTTCAAGTCGCAGTACGCCAACGCCTTCGACGGCAACGAGGAGTGGCAGGCGCTGCCCAACCCCACCGGCGATATCTACACCTGGAGCAACGACTCGACCTACATCCAGAACCCGCCCTACTTCGCAGGCATGACCAGCGAGGTGCCGCCGCTGCGATCCATCCACAGCGCCCGCGCGCTGGCTCTGCTGGGCGACAGTGTGACAACCGACCACATCTCGCCCGCTGGCAGCATCGCCAAGGACAGCCCGGCGGCGCGCTATCTGGTCGCCAACGGCGTTGCGCCCAAAGATTTCAACTCCTACGGCGCGCGGCGCGGCAGCCACGATGTGATGATGCGCGGCACCTTTGCCAACATCCGCCTGCGCAACGCCATGGTGCCCGGCGTGGAGGGCGGCTACACCGTCCACCTGCCCGATGCCGAGCAGCTCTCGATCTACGATGCGGCCATGAAGTATCAGGAGGAGGGCATCCCGCTGGTGGTGCTTGCCGGCAAGGAGTACGGCACCGGCTCCTCGCGCGACTGGGCGGCCAAGGGCACCTTCCTGCTGGGCGTGCGCGCTGTGATTGCCGAGAGCTTCGAGCGCATTCACCGCTCCAACCTGGTGGGCATGGGCGTGCTGCCGCTGGAGTTCGCCCAGGGCGAGGGCTGGGAGGAGCTGGGCCTGACCGGGCGCGAGCTGTTCACCATCGACGGCATCGAGTCGCTCACGCCGCGCCAGCACCTCACGGTGCGCGCCGTGCGCGAGGATGGCAGCGAGCTGACCTTCACCGCGCTGGCCCGCATCGACTCGACCGTGGAGCTGGACTACTACCGCAACGGCGGCATCCTGCACTATGTGCTGCGCCAGCTTGCGGGTAGCCCCAGCTAG
- a CDS encoding ABC transporter ATP-binding protein, with the protein MQQSRPNIIELRDVDRSFGGNTGVFDITIQVPQGSIFGMIGPSGCGKTTTTRLMVGLYEPERGSVRVLGQEPRRFSSRAREQLGYMPQQFVLYPNLTVEENLRFVASLYGVGMRQRKKRIDELLEFVELSDARRRLCSQLSGGMKRRLELAGSLIHEPKLLFADEPTAGIDPVLRGKFWDAFRNLRDQGRTLFVTTQYVGEAAYCDLVGVMREGRLLFIDTPEGLRRRALGGEIIQFTVGPDQARVAARILYEHPLVKDVRLSRGEPGRLQAYVEEASTALPVLIPLFEGQPNIQLQQAEEFRPPFDDVFIMLMERIDQQEEKRHV; encoded by the coding sequence ATGCAGCAATCACGACCCAACATCATCGAGCTACGCGACGTAGACCGCTCGTTCGGCGGCAACACCGGCGTGTTCGACATCACCATCCAGGTGCCCCAGGGCAGCATCTTCGGCATGATCGGGCCATCGGGGTGCGGCAAGACCACCACCACACGGCTGATGGTGGGGCTGTACGAGCCGGAGCGCGGCAGCGTGCGCGTGCTGGGGCAGGAGCCTCGGCGCTTCAGCAGCCGCGCGCGCGAGCAGCTGGGCTACATGCCCCAGCAGTTCGTGCTCTACCCCAACCTGACGGTGGAGGAAAACCTGCGCTTCGTGGCCTCGCTCTACGGCGTGGGCATGCGCCAGCGCAAGAAGCGTATCGACGAGCTGCTGGAGTTCGTAGAGCTGAGCGACGCGCGCCGCCGCCTGTGCAGCCAGCTCTCGGGCGGCATGAAGCGCAGGCTTGAGCTGGCCGGGTCGCTCATCCACGAGCCAAAGCTGCTGTTCGCCGACGAGCCGACCGCAGGCATCGACCCGGTGCTGCGCGGCAAGTTCTGGGATGCCTTCCGCAACCTGCGCGACCAGGGCCGCACGCTGTTCGTGACCACGCAGTACGTGGGCGAGGCCGCCTACTGCGACCTAGTGGGCGTGATGCGCGAGGGGCGGCTGCTGTTCATCGACACGCCCGAGGGGCTACGGCGGCGCGCGCTGGGTGGCGAGATCATCCAGTTCACGGTGGGGCCGGACCAGGCCCGCGTGGCGGCGCGCATCCTCTACGAGCACCCGCTGGTGAAGGACGTGCGGCTCTCGCGCGGCGAGCCGGGGCGGCTGCAGGCCTATGTCGAGGAAGCATCGACCGCGCTGCCCGTGCTCATCCCGCTGTTCGAGGGCCAGCCGAACATCCAGCTGCAGCAGGCCGAGGAGTTCCGCCCGCCGTTCGACGACGTGTTTATCATGCTGATGGAGCGGATCGACCAGCAGGAGGAGAAGCGCCATGTTTAA
- a CDS encoding ABC transporter permease subunit, which translates to MFKGITRLLAFFGKEVSEIRRQPKLVLSLIFGPFLILLLFGIGYQGDQPLLKTALVVPPELENTPTLDQMKQAIQANFQIVSTSTDREAAMAQLQRGEVEVVEIIPAGIEQTVMAGKQAQVDFKYNEINPLTEQWVQYLGYAQVTELNKTILRTEAERAKQETGGASAELADAKQQLDQLHDGASSADPQQVAASASRLNAALGAVAASPALASQVAAGDAASGQQQIAQLREDLTAIEQAANSGSLAAQQERIERARQRIAALQQASDAFRAMPSEVIVSPMQQTYENIYGTPPDFMTYYAPGVLALIVQHIAVTLGALSLVRERLLGAIEFYGVAPVSLTQVLAGKYLAYTLFIGIIIGVLVALMLAIGVPLRGDVALFAGVAALFVLAGLGVGFGISAISSTDSQAVQLSMLVLLLSIFFSGFFLPLENFSAYVRPVGWVIPLTYGIQSFQDLMLRGQSPGQTTWAALAAIAVVTFVVVQVVWRQQFRRIA; encoded by the coding sequence ATGTTTAAGGGGATCACGCGGCTGCTGGCGTTCTTCGGCAAAGAGGTCAGCGAGATCCGCCGCCAGCCCAAGCTGGTGCTGAGCCTGATCTTCGGCCCGTTCCTCATCCTGCTGCTGTTCGGCATCGGCTACCAGGGCGACCAGCCGCTGCTAAAGACCGCGCTGGTGGTGCCGCCCGAGCTGGAGAACACGCCCACGCTCGACCAGATGAAGCAGGCCATCCAGGCCAACTTCCAGATCGTGAGCACCAGTACCGACCGCGAGGCGGCCATGGCCCAGCTCCAGCGCGGCGAGGTCGAGGTGGTAGAGATCATCCCTGCGGGGATCGAGCAGACGGTGATGGCGGGCAAGCAGGCCCAGGTCGACTTCAAGTACAACGAGATCAACCCGCTGACCGAGCAGTGGGTGCAGTACCTAGGCTACGCGCAGGTGACCGAGCTGAACAAGACCATCCTGCGCACCGAGGCCGAGCGCGCCAAGCAGGAGACCGGCGGCGCGAGCGCCGAGCTAGCCGACGCCAAGCAGCAGCTCGACCAACTGCACGATGGCGCATCCAGCGCCGACCCGCAGCAGGTAGCGGCCTCGGCCAGCCGCCTGAACGCGGCGCTGGGCGCGGTGGCCGCCAGCCCGGCGCTGGCCAGCCAGGTGGCCGCAGGCGACGCGGCCAGCGGCCAGCAGCAGATCGCCCAGCTGCGCGAGGATCTGACCGCGATCGAGCAGGCCGCCAACAGTGGCTCGCTGGCCGCCCAGCAGGAGCGGATCGAGCGCGCCCGCCAGCGCATCGCCGCGCTGCAGCAGGCCAGCGACGCCTTCCGCGCCATGCCATCCGAGGTGATCGTCTCGCCCATGCAGCAGACCTACGAGAACATCTACGGCACGCCGCCCGACTTTATGACCTACTACGCGCCCGGGGTGCTGGCGCTGATCGTGCAGCACATCGCGGTGACGCTGGGCGCGCTGTCGCTGGTGCGCGAGCGGCTGCTGGGCGCGATCGAGTTCTACGGCGTCGCGCCGGTGTCGCTGACCCAGGTGCTGGCGGGCAAGTACCTGGCCTACACGCTGTTCATCGGCATCATCATCGGGGTGCTGGTAGCGCTGATGCTGGCCATCGGCGTGCCGCTGCGCGGCGATGTGGCGCTGTTCGCGGGGGTGGCGGCGCTGTTCGTGCTGGCGGGGCTGGGCGTGGGCTTCGGCATCTCGGCGATCTCTTCGACCGACAGCCAGGCGGTGCAGCTCTCCATGCTGGTGCTGCTGCTCTCGATCTTCTTCAGCGGCTTCTTCCTGCCGCTGGAGAACTTCAGCGCCTACGTGCGCCCGGTGGGCTGGGTCATCCCGCTGACCTACGGCATCCAGAGCTTCCAAGATCTGATGCTGCGCGGGCAGTCGCCCGGCCAGACAACATGGGCGGCGCTGGCGGCGATCGCGGTCGTGACGTTCGTGGTGGTGCAGGTGGTGTGGCGACAGCAGTTCCGCCGCATCGCGTAG
- the typA gene encoding translational GTPase TypA: MKRDNIRNIAIIAHVDHGKTTLVDAMLRQSHIFRDNQQVAERVMDSNDLERERGITIMAKNTAVIYKDVKINILDTPGHADFGGEVERVMNMVDGVLLLVDAVDGPMPQTRFVLRKALQAGHKVIVVVNKIDRANSRPNHVVNETFGLFVDLGANDEQAEFTTIYASAIAGKASTDPTRLNETLEPLFDAILSEIPAPEVDAEAPAQMLVTTTGYDSFKGRMLIGRVARGTLVKAQPVVRIDREGVQTSSRVNQLFTFKGLERQEVDEVVAGDIVALAGIDAQIGDTIADAANPEALPTIRVEEPTVRMTFSVNNSPFAGREGTHVTSRKLRDRLYLELDRDVALRVEDTDAADAFAVSGRGELHLTILTETMRREGYEFQVSRPEVIFHEENGHKLEPIEQVEIEVSEQYQGAVIELLGQRRGQMRDMSYRDDGTVHLVFHVPTRGLLGFRQTLLTATRGEGLMNTIFMGYEPLQGEISTRAYGSLIASESGVTSTFGLHNAQDRGQLFIGSGVDVYEGMVIGQHIREKDLEVNVCKKKHLTNMRSSGADEALRLETPRVMSLDDAIDYISDDELVEVTPKGFRIRKKILTMDERRRDQKRREMALVGQS, from the coding sequence ATGAAACGAGACAATATCCGAAACATTGCGATCATCGCCCACGTTGACCACGGCAAGACAACCCTGGTTGATGCAATGCTTCGCCAGAGCCACATCTTCCGCGACAACCAGCAGGTGGCCGAGCGCGTGATGGACTCCAACGACCTGGAGCGCGAGCGCGGTATCACCATCATGGCCAAGAATACCGCCGTGATCTACAAGGATGTGAAGATCAACATCCTCGACACCCCCGGCCACGCCGATTTCGGCGGCGAGGTCGAGCGCGTGATGAACATGGTGGATGGCGTGCTGCTGCTGGTGGACGCGGTGGATGGCCCCATGCCGCAGACCCGCTTTGTGCTGCGCAAGGCGCTGCAGGCCGGGCACAAGGTGATCGTGGTGGTCAACAAGATTGACCGCGCAAACTCGCGCCCCAACCACGTGGTGAACGAGACGTTCGGGCTGTTCGTGGATCTTGGCGCGAATGATGAGCAGGCCGAGTTCACCACGATCTACGCCAGCGCGATCGCGGGCAAGGCCAGCACCGACCCGACGCGCCTGAATGAGACGCTGGAGCCGCTGTTCGACGCCATCCTCTCCGAGATCCCCGCCCCCGAGGTCGACGCCGAGGCCCCCGCGCAGATGCTGGTGACCACCACCGGCTACGACTCGTTCAAGGGCCGCATGCTGATCGGGCGCGTGGCGCGCGGCACGCTGGTCAAGGCCCAGCCGGTGGTGCGCATCGACCGCGAGGGCGTGCAGACGTCATCCCGCGTGAACCAGCTCTTCACCTTCAAGGGTCTGGAGCGCCAGGAGGTCGATGAGGTGGTCGCGGGCGATATCGTGGCCCTGGCCGGCATCGACGCCCAGATCGGCGACACTATCGCCGACGCCGCCAACCCCGAGGCTCTGCCCACCATCCGCGTCGAGGAGCCGACGGTGCGTATGACCTTCTCGGTCAACAACTCGCCCTTCGCGGGCCGCGAGGGCACCCACGTCACCTCCCGCAAGCTGCGCGATAGGCTCTATCTTGAGCTGGACCGCGACGTGGCGCTGCGCGTCGAGGATACCGATGCGGCGGACGCCTTCGCGGTGAGCGGGCGCGGCGAGCTGCACCTGACCATCCTCACCGAGACGATGCGCCGCGAGGGCTACGAGTTCCAGGTCTCCCGCCCCGAGGTGATCTTCCACGAGGAGAACGGCCACAAGCTGGAGCCGATCGAGCAGGTCGAGATCGAGGTCTCCGAGCAGTATCAGGGCGCGGTGATCGAGCTGCTGGGCCAGCGCCGCGGCCAGATGCGCGACATGAGCTACCGCGACGACGGCACAGTGCACCTGGTGTTTCACGTGCCCACCCGTGGCCTGCTGGGCTTCCGCCAGACTCTGCTCACCGCCACCCGCGGCGAGGGCCTGATGAACACCATCTTCATGGGCTACGAGCCGCTGCAGGGCGAGATCAGCACCCGTGCCTACGGCAGCCTGATCGCCTCCGAGAGCGGCGTCACGTCGACCTTCGGCCTGCACAATGCCCAGGATCGCGGCCAGCTGTTTATCGGCTCGGGCGTGGATGTCTACGAGGGCATGGTGATCGGCCAGCACATCCGCGAGAAGGACCTGGAGGTCAACGTGTGCAAGAAGAAGCACCTGACCAACATGCGCTCCTCGGGCGCGGATGAGGCCCTGCGCCTTGAGACGCCCCGCGTGATGTCGCTCGACGACGCCATCGACTACATCAGCGACGACGAGCTGGTGGAGGTCACCCCCAAGGGCTTCCGCATCCGCAAGAAGATCCTGACGATGGACGAGCGCCGCCGCGACCAGAAGCGCCGCGAGATGGCCCTGGTCGGCCAGAGCTAG
- the cmk gene encoding (d)CMP kinase translates to METPHIITIDGPAGAGKSTLGEMLARKLGYLYFDTGVMYRALTLAAIARGVACDDVAGLTHLAETIDIQVTPPHIEDGRQYTVRIDGQDVTWQLRQPEVEKNVSACSRDTSVRSVMRSRQRAIGEAGRVVMVGRDIGSVVMPDAPLKIYLEASIDERAKRRTAELQAQGRQAEVGHIRQDVERRDALDRHVMQPAPDALVLHSDTLSPEDEVAVIMRHIAAQASSR, encoded by the coding sequence ATGGAAACCCCACACATTATCACGATCGATGGGCCAGCAGGCGCGGGCAAAAGCACCCTGGGCGAGATGCTCGCGCGAAAGCTTGGCTACCTCTACTTTGATACGGGCGTGATGTACCGCGCCCTGACCCTGGCCGCCATCGCGCGCGGGGTCGCCTGCGACGACGTGGCCGGCCTGACCCACCTGGCCGAGACCATCGACATCCAGGTCACCCCGCCCCACATCGAGGACGGCCGCCAGTACACCGTGCGGATCGACGGCCAGGATGTCACCTGGCAGCTGCGCCAGCCCGAGGTCGAGAAGAACGTCTCGGCCTGCTCGCGCGACACCAGCGTGCGCAGCGTGATGCGCAGCCGCCAGCGCGCCATCGGCGAGGCGGGCCGCGTGGTGATGGTCGGGCGCGACATCGGCAGCGTGGTGATGCCCGACGCCCCGCTGAAGATCTACCTTGAGGCATCAATCGACGAGCGGGCCAAGCGGCGCACCGCCGAGCTGCAGGCCCAGGGCCGCCAGGCCGAGGTCGGCCACATCCGCCAGGATGTCGAGCGGCGCGACGCGCTCGACCGCCACGTGATGCAGCCCGCCCCCGACGCCCTGGTGCTGCACAGCGACACGCTCAGCCCCGAGGATGAAGTTGCGGTGATCATGCGCCACATCGCGGCGCAGGCTTCCAGCCGCTGA
- a CDS encoding PH domain-containing protein produces MLTSLLIIVPAILLVLTLLSRIGEEHGDIAYEPDEHVIYAAYRHWTVIFFRCLLIAMVAALFFAAAAYRAVGGSMVVDAIAPRGNDLFNYMLIVVFLIILGVGGQQAYSARKKKHKLPMWERMLFYILFAALLFTIAFRYDGGRIFNIDRASAAGLDVLNGLLIGMGLLLCAFGVYTYFDLRDDSLVLTNLRVLRREVQEIPILGDVFALIFRRPIVIREYVQQVVLEDIQQVNVKQESYFEFYLWKFFEFLERFGVKGYQRYGTIVVQSLSFVAIRFDDASGPVEMQKKILNRVQDVNRNETPDMLLRRTLEEQVWGQKTPAHRKIRRHNIQQTAGLFSWLFPPNPEYQNDAKQTIIWRPSWVFIFWRMLRAILTLVGVLVAAAVVSAYSLIDGALLMALAIPLIAGSCFWMWWIYDTYQHDRYILTDERIIDEDKSPFGPTNRREAELRSIQNVLFEEGFVEGLLNYGDVIIRTGGAGGGDFTFYHIPSPREVQAQINTYVVDFRRREQEKNRRQTIQALTQYHILQDKHDELFRTERVDQMIGTTMRNVTSTISTQPDEAATREVLSAARAEAKASARRELYAFVRRFLRRQSRGRA; encoded by the coding sequence ATGCTCACATCCCTGCTGATCATTGTTCCGGCCATCCTGCTGGTGCTCACCCTGCTCTCGCGCATCGGCGAGGAGCACGGCGACATCGCCTACGAGCCAGACGAGCACGTCATCTACGCGGCCTACCGCCACTGGACGGTGATCTTCTTCCGCTGCCTGCTGATCGCCATGGTGGCGGCGCTGTTCTTCGCCGCCGCCGCCTACCGCGCGGTGGGCGGCAGCATGGTGGTGGATGCGATCGCGCCGCGCGGCAACGACCTGTTCAACTACATGCTGATCGTGGTGTTCCTGATCATCCTGGGGGTGGGCGGCCAGCAGGCCTATAGCGCCAGGAAAAAAAAGCACAAGCTGCCCATGTGGGAGCGCATGCTGTTCTACATCCTGTTCGCGGCGCTGCTGTTCACCATCGCCTTCCGCTACGACGGCGGGCGGATCTTCAACATCGACCGCGCCAGCGCCGCCGGGCTGGATGTGCTGAACGGCCTGCTGATCGGCATGGGCCTGCTGCTATGCGCCTTTGGGGTCTACACCTACTTCGACCTGCGCGACGACTCGCTGGTGCTGACCAACCTGCGCGTGCTGCGCCGCGAGGTGCAGGAGATCCCCATCCTGGGCGATGTGTTCGCGCTGATCTTCCGCCGCCCGATCGTCATCCGCGAGTATGTGCAGCAGGTGGTGCTGGAGGATATCCAGCAGGTAAACGTGAAGCAGGAGAGCTACTTCGAGTTCTACCTCTGGAAGTTTTTCGAGTTCCTTGAGCGGTTCGGCGTGAAGGGCTACCAGCGCTACGGCACGATCGTGGTGCAGTCGCTCAGCTTCGTGGCCATCCGCTTCGACGACGCATCTGGCCCGGTCGAGATGCAGAAAAAGATCCTGAACCGCGTGCAGGATGTGAACCGCAACGAGACGCCTGACATGCTGCTGCGCCGCACGCTGGAGGAGCAGGTGTGGGGCCAGAAGACCCCGGCGCACCGCAAGATCCGGCGGCACAACATCCAGCAGACGGCGGGCCTGTTCTCGTGGCTGTTCCCGCCCAACCCCGAGTACCAGAATGACGCCAAGCAGACCATCATCTGGCGGCCCTCGTGGGTGTTTATCTTCTGGCGCATGCTGCGGGCCATCCTCACTCTGGTGGGCGTGCTGGTGGCGGCGGCGGTGGTGAGCGCCTACAGCCTGATCGACGGCGCGCTGCTGATGGCGCTGGCCATCCCGCTCATCGCCGGGTCGTGCTTCTGGATGTGGTGGATCTACGACACCTACCAGCACGACCGCTACATCCTCACCGACGAGCGGATCATCGACGAGGACAAGTCGCCCTTCGGCCCCACCAACCGCCGCGAGGCCGAGCTGCGCTCCATCCAGAACGTGCTGTTCGAGGAGGGCTTCGTGGAGGGCCTGCTGAACTACGGCGACGTGATCATCCGCACCGGCGGCGCAGGCGGCGGCGACTTCACGTTCTACCACATCCCCAGCCCGCGCGAGGTGCAGGCCCAGATCAACACCTACGTGGTGGATTTCCGCCGCCGCGAGCAGGAGAAGAACCGCCGCCAGACCATCCAGGCGCTCACCCAGTACCATATCCTGCAGGACAAGCACGACGAGCTGTTCCGAACCGAGCGCGTCGACCAGATGATAGGCACAACCATGCGCAATGTGACCAGCACGATCTCCACCCAGCCCGACGAGGCCGCCACGCGCGAGGTGCTGAGCGCGGCCCGCGCCGAAGCCAAGGCCAGCGCCCGCCGCGAGCTGTACGCCTTTGTCCGCCGCTTCCTCCGCCGCCAGTCGCGAGGCCGCGCATGA